One segment of Gammaproteobacteria bacterium DNA contains the following:
- a CDS encoding phenylacetate--CoA ligase family protein: MSEWLARNLFLPLHERLRGRSTLVCYRSLRRTEKLDRTGLRAHQDDKLLTLLRHCWKDVPFYRARFAALGIKDVSDISLDLFRRLPPVERLDVRESVEEMVARGFKGQLIRHTTGGSTGQPLVFYTDLEKESWHNAAKLRGRAWFGVAPGSRQVDFWGSPVELSKLDATRRFKDRWFLNHIVLSAFDLTDEGLARDAEVLRRFQPRLVYGYPTVLYHVALFMERRLELFGDWRPQLVTCTSEVMYPNQRYKMAEVFGCPIGDEYGSRDGGHLAHECPAGGLHIAAEHVLLEVDQPNEEGVGELLVTNLDGFGMPLLRYRVGDRVKLLNEPCPCGMTLPTLGQIAGRTSDFIVGRDGAPIHSAALRYVLRELSDLKQFKIIQRQDLSLDVLLVRDPPYPEKKLQEIRGKMHRTLRMEVPVRFSFPENIPPGKSGKYVTLVSEAQQLCQ, from the coding sequence ATGAGCGAATGGTTGGCGCGCAATCTATTTTTGCCTCTGCATGAACGCCTGCGGGGCCGTTCGACGCTAGTTTGTTACCGGTCGCTGCGGCGCACGGAAAAACTGGATCGCACCGGTCTCCGAGCGCATCAGGATGATAAGCTGCTGACTTTGCTACGTCATTGCTGGAAAGATGTCCCTTTTTATCGGGCGCGCTTTGCGGCACTGGGTATCAAGGATGTCTCGGACATCAGCCTTGACCTGTTTCGGCGATTGCCGCCGGTGGAACGCCTTGATGTGCGCGAGAGCGTCGAAGAGATGGTGGCGCGCGGCTTCAAAGGCCAACTTATTCGTCACACCACCGGTGGTTCCACGGGTCAGCCGCTAGTGTTCTATACGGATTTGGAGAAGGAGTCTTGGCACAACGCAGCCAAGCTGCGCGGCCGGGCCTGGTTCGGGGTGGCGCCGGGCAGCCGGCAGGTGGATTTCTGGGGTTCGCCCGTGGAACTTTCCAAGCTTGACGCGACCCGCCGCTTCAAGGATCGCTGGTTCCTGAATCATATTGTGTTGTCAGCGTTCGATCTGACCGATGAGGGGCTGGCGCGAGATGCCGAGGTATTGCGCCGGTTTCAGCCCCGACTGGTGTACGGCTATCCTACGGTGCTCTATCATGTGGCGCTGTTCATGGAGCGTCGGCTGGAATTATTTGGCGATTGGCGTCCGCAACTGGTGACCTGCACCTCCGAGGTCATGTATCCGAACCAGCGATACAAGATGGCTGAGGTCTTTGGTTGTCCTATTGGTGACGAGTATGGTTCGCGGGATGGCGGCCATTTGGCTCACGAATGCCCGGCGGGCGGGTTGCACATCGCTGCCGAGCATGTGTTGTTGGAGGTCGATCAGCCCAATGAGGAGGGAGTTGGGGAATTGCTGGTCACTAATCTGGATGGTTTCGGCATGCCCTTGTTGCGCTATCGAGTGGGCGATCGGGTGAAGTTGCTGAATGAGCCGTGCCCGTGTGGCATGACGCTACCCACTTTGGGGCAGATCGCCGGGCGCACCAGCGACTTTATTGTGGGCCGGGACGGTGCGCCCATCCATAGCGCGGCTCTGCGGTATGTGCTACGCGAATTGTCGGACCTGAAACAATTCAAGATCATTCAACGTCAGGATCTGTCGCTGGACGTGTTGCTGGTGCGTGATCCGCCGTACCCGGAGAAGAAGTTGCAGGAAATACGGGGTAAGATGCACCGTACATTGCGAATGGAGGTGCCGGTGCGTTTTTCTTTCCCGGAAAATATTCCGCCAGGTAAGTCTGGTAAATATGTGACTTTGGTATCCGAAGCACAACAACTCTGTCAATGA
- a CDS encoding glycosyltransferase, which translates to MNERNISATIRPDSFPRLLVYTRVFPNSAQPTYGTFVRERMFRVAQHLPLVVVAPVPWFPLQRWLRCLRPGFRPDVPYYEAQQGIEVYHPRFLSIPGLLKFTDSFFEALGSLPTLLRLRRKFRFELIDSHFGYPDGVAAWLLAKWLGQPFTITLRGTQPFTATLRGAYILRPWICQWLTKRALRTANRVFSVSESLRQMAIHTIGIDPEQIQVIANGVDYGKFHREDRIECRYLLGIPQDALVMISVGGLFERKGYHHVIALMPKLLDRFPNLHYVIAGGPGPEGNWEERLKILAKNIGLNDRVHFLGPVSPERLRFVYSSGDLFVLATQMEGWANVFLEACACGLPVVTTDVGGNREVVGKPELGIIVPYGDWGTLREAIMTALGRSSWDREAIIAHGRENSWETRIPALVQEFCRIHTSLR; encoded by the coding sequence ATGAACGAACGAAACATATCCGCTACCATAAGGCCCGATAGCTTCCCTCGTCTATTAGTTTACACTCGCGTTTTCCCGAACTCAGCGCAACCGACCTATGGCACCTTCGTGCGTGAACGCATGTTCCGAGTAGCCCAACATCTGCCGCTGGTCGTCGTAGCGCCAGTACCGTGGTTCCCATTACAGCGCTGGTTACGATGCTTACGCCCCGGATTTCGGCCTGATGTGCCGTACTATGAAGCGCAACAAGGAATTGAAGTGTACCACCCACGTTTTCTGTCAATCCCTGGGCTTTTGAAATTCACCGATTCTTTCTTTGAAGCACTGGGTTCGCTGCCCACCCTGCTGCGCTTGCGCCGCAAGTTCCGTTTCGAACTCATCGACAGCCATTTCGGCTACCCGGACGGCGTTGCAGCCTGGTTGCTAGCCAAGTGGCTCGGCCAACCTTTCACCATAACCCTACGCGGTACTCAACCGTTTACAGCAACCTTACGCGGCGCGTACATCTTACGTCCATGGATATGCCAATGGCTGACTAAGCGGGCGCTGCGCACCGCAAACCGGGTATTTTCGGTATCCGAATCGTTGCGCCAAATGGCTATCCATACCATCGGTATCGACCCGGAACAAATACAAGTCATCGCCAATGGCGTTGATTATGGCAAATTCCACCGGGAAGATCGAATTGAATGCCGATACTTGCTCGGTATTCCCCAAGACGCACTAGTGATGATCTCCGTAGGTGGATTATTCGAGCGCAAAGGTTATCATCATGTCATCGCCCTCATGCCAAAGCTGCTCGACCGCTTTCCAAATCTGCATTACGTCATTGCTGGCGGGCCAGGGCCAGAAGGAAACTGGGAAGAACGCCTAAAAATTCTGGCTAAAAATATCGGCCTAAACGACCGTGTCCATTTCTTAGGACCCGTTTCCCCGGAACGCCTGCGCTTCGTCTACTCATCTGGCGATCTCTTTGTACTGGCCACGCAGATGGAAGGTTGGGCTAATGTGTTCCTGGAAGCCTGCGCGTGTGGCTTGCCCGTAGTGACGACGGATGTGGGTGGCAACCGTGAAGTGGTCGGTAAACCGGAACTTGGCATCATTGTACCCTATGGCGATTGGGGAACCCTGCGTGAAGCGATCATGACTGCGCTGGGGCGTTCCTCCTGGGACCGGGAAGCAATTATCGCCCATGGACGGGAAAATTCCTGGGAGACCCGTATTCCCGCACTGGTGCAGGAATTTTGCCGTATCCATACCAGCCTGCGTTGA
- a CDS encoding class I SAM-dependent methyltransferase: protein MTGKMKRDTEKWDYSSDPNFYRYYEEQSLSSATLERLATIRDKILDFLGNSGKSSASVLDVADIGCGAGTQCRIWAERGYNVFGVDINEPLIELARRRTHESGLAIRFEIGSATQLPFQDESMDVCLLPELLEHVEDWQGCLCEASRILKPGGVLYLSTTNVLCPKQEEFNLPLYSWYPSFLKHRYERLATTTRPELANYARYPAVHWFSFYGLSSFLAGHKIHSYDRFDILNTDKMGIVLRLSISMVRALPPLRFVGHIFTPYTAIFGVKNA, encoded by the coding sequence ATGACTGGGAAAATGAAGCGTGATACTGAAAAATGGGATTATAGCTCTGATCCGAACTTCTACCGCTATTATGAAGAGCAAAGCTTATCCTCGGCTACACTTGAAAGGCTTGCAACAATCCGGGATAAGATACTCGACTTTCTTGGGAATAGTGGTAAATCGTCCGCAAGTGTGCTGGATGTCGCTGATATCGGTTGCGGCGCGGGAACCCAGTGCCGGATATGGGCCGAACGAGGTTATAACGTTTTTGGCGTCGATATCAATGAGCCGCTGATTGAGTTAGCGCGCCGCCGCACCCACGAGTCTGGGCTTGCTATCCGCTTTGAAATCGGCTCTGCAACGCAGTTGCCCTTCCAGGATGAATCAATGGATGTTTGCTTGTTGCCAGAGTTACTGGAGCATGTTGAGGATTGGCAAGGGTGTTTATGTGAAGCTTCCCGGATATTAAAGCCGGGTGGCGTGTTGTATTTGAGTACTACGAATGTTCTTTGCCCGAAGCAGGAGGAGTTCAATCTGCCCCTGTATAGCTGGTACCCTAGCTTTCTCAAGCACAGGTATGAGCGATTGGCGACGACTACGAGACCGGAATTAGCGAATTATGCTCGGTATCCGGCGGTTCATTGGTTTAGCTTTTATGGACTTTCTTCTTTCTTGGCTGGGCATAAAATTCATTCTTATGATCGCTTCGATATTCTGAATACTGATAAGATGGGAATCGTGCTGCGTCTTTCTATCTCAATGGTCCGTGCGCTCCCACCATTACGCTTTGTAGGACACATCTTCACGCCTTACACCGCGATATTTGGGGTGAAGAATGCTTAG
- a CDS encoding putative O-glycosylation ligase, exosortase A system-associated, whose protein sequence is MRDLLIVSIVLVFAVMALWRPWIGIMNWTWLSIMNPHRFCWGFAYSAPLAAIAAASTLVGLLFTRERQSPFKSAPVWWLLAFILWINVSWLMGIDVAGDYALWDKVMKIYLMTFIALMLLQNRYQIMTFVWVTTGSLAILGAKGGLFTVITGGNYRVWGPPGSFIEDNNSLALALIIIIPLLHFLQLQVKNKWGQHGLSLIMLLCVAAALGSHSRGALLALLAMGAMFWWRSQRKGIMSIWIIVVVLALVPIMPDAWFNRMETIETYEEDDSAMGRINAWIVAWEVAKTHFFGAGMNYQYPEFFYAYGTYETEVRAAHSIYFQVLGNHGFVGLGLFLLIWFSTYRVADWLRKYARAIPEAQWAGDLGAMVQTGLVGYATGGAFLSLPYFDLPYNMMIMVVLAKHWVEARGWERDSQIPFLEYAAGLKKRRQLDTITGIVP, encoded by the coding sequence ATGCGTGACTTATTAATTGTTTCCATTGTGCTAGTTTTTGCGGTCATGGCGCTTTGGCGACCGTGGATTGGTATCATGAACTGGACATGGTTGTCAATCATGAATCCGCATCGCTTTTGTTGGGGTTTTGCTTATTCTGCCCCACTCGCGGCAATTGCAGCAGCCTCAACTCTAGTAGGCTTGCTGTTCACTAGAGAGCGGCAATCGCCGTTCAAGAGTGCGCCAGTTTGGTGGCTGCTTGCATTTATCCTATGGATAAATGTGTCGTGGCTCATGGGCATAGACGTAGCAGGAGATTACGCATTGTGGGATAAAGTCATGAAAATTTACCTCATGACGTTCATTGCATTAATGCTCCTGCAAAACCGCTATCAAATAATGACCTTCGTTTGGGTCACTACAGGGTCACTGGCCATTTTAGGGGCCAAGGGTGGCTTATTCACCGTGATAACTGGCGGCAATTACCGTGTGTGGGGACCACCCGGCAGTTTCATCGAGGATAATAACTCGTTGGCGCTGGCGCTGATCATCATTATTCCGCTGCTGCATTTCCTTCAATTGCAAGTGAAGAATAAATGGGGCCAACATGGTTTGAGCCTGATCATGCTGCTCTGCGTGGCAGCAGCGCTGGGTAGCCACTCACGAGGGGCATTGCTGGCTCTGCTTGCTATGGGCGCGATGTTCTGGTGGCGCAGCCAGCGTAAGGGCATCATGAGCATATGGATCATAGTGGTGGTGCTGGCTTTGGTGCCGATCATGCCAGATGCATGGTTTAATCGGATGGAAACGATCGAAACTTATGAAGAAGACGATTCCGCTATGGGCAGAATCAATGCCTGGATTGTCGCTTGGGAAGTCGCTAAGACGCATTTCTTCGGTGCTGGTATGAATTACCAATACCCAGAATTTTTCTATGCTTACGGCACTTACGAGACCGAGGTGCGGGCTGCCCATAGTATCTATTTCCAGGTTCTCGGTAATCATGGATTTGTCGGACTCGGCTTGTTTTTGTTGATCTGGTTTTCAACCTACCGCGTTGCTGACTGGCTTAGGAAGTACGCTCGCGCTATCCCAGAAGCGCAATGGGCAGGAGACTTGGGTGCGATGGTGCAAACCGGGCTGGTCGGTTATGCAACGGGTGGCGCTTTTCTCAGCTTGCCCTATTTTGACCTGCCTTATAACATGATGATCATGGTGGTGTTGGCGAAGCACTGGGTGGAAGCTCGAGGCTGGGAACGCGATTCGCAAATACCATTTTTGGAATATGCTGCTGGGCTAAAGAAGCGACGCCAGTTGGATACGATTACTGGTATAGTACCTTAG
- a CDS encoding class I SAM-dependent methyltransferase → MHSSQNSENLRYHASDPAYSGKYDVVPPPVGHRLRPLVKTYIPKKENGDCIEIGCSPGGFLTLFGDLGYTLHGIDFDPRIQNELPQWLIKNGYKPGEFIINDFTIHSFAMQYDVVYSLGFIEHFTNWADILLRQADLVKEGGYLLIGTPNYAGFFQRLLHKLFENENYMTHVTLSMNPELWRNLLEAIGFRVIFAGTVGAFDLWTRGTETLPRITQELLWTVEKLRPTLSAIEESSLYAMSPYLAIVAQREIAVLPSARYADATVRAGFEPLLAQAKQNDRRTEELATTVVTELENYLRRRACLTTLLKDKLRRLLTRS, encoded by the coding sequence ATGCATTCATCACAAAACTCTGAAAACTTGCGTTACCATGCAAGTGATCCAGCCTATAGTGGCAAATACGATGTGGTACCGCCTCCAGTCGGACACCGTTTGCGCCCCTTGGTAAAAACATACATTCCTAAGAAGGAAAACGGCGACTGCATCGAAATCGGTTGTTCTCCTGGCGGGTTCCTCACCCTATTCGGGGATTTAGGTTATACGTTGCATGGCATAGATTTCGACCCACGTATTCAAAATGAATTGCCACAGTGGTTAATCAAGAACGGCTACAAGCCTGGCGAATTTATCATCAATGATTTCACCATTCACTCATTCGCTATGCAATATGATGTAGTGTATTCGCTTGGCTTCATTGAGCATTTTACTAACTGGGCTGATATCCTATTGCGGCAGGCTGATTTGGTAAAGGAAGGAGGCTATCTGCTGATTGGAACACCCAACTATGCCGGATTTTTCCAGCGTCTGTTGCACAAACTTTTTGAGAATGAAAATTATATGACACATGTAACATTATCTATGAATCCCGAGCTTTGGCGTAACTTATTGGAAGCTATTGGTTTTCGTGTAATTTTTGCCGGAACCGTAGGTGCTTTTGATCTCTGGACACGAGGGACGGAAACATTACCGCGTATCACCCAGGAATTGCTGTGGACGGTAGAAAAACTGCGTCCGACACTGTCGGCAATTGAAGAATCAAGTCTTTATGCAATGTCTCCTTATTTGGCGATCGTAGCCCAACGGGAAATAGCCGTTTTGCCCTCTGCGCGGTACGCTGATGCGACTGTGCGAGCCGGTTTTGAACCTTTACTGGCACAGGCGAAACAAAATGATCGTCGCACGGAAGAACTGGCTACGACCGTTGTTACGGAATTAGAGAACTACCTGCGGAGACGTGCCTGCTTGACTACCCTACTGAAGGATAAGCTGCGTAGACTGTTGACCCGTAGTTGA
- a CDS encoding lipopolysaccharide biosynthesis protein, with the protein MSIDRDMGRRLAKSAAWMVLLRLTIRSLGLISTLILARLLVPADFGLVALASLIISILELVFDFSFDLYLIRQKGQDTSLYNTVWTLSVLRGSLMGLLIFLAAPLAAAFYASPALVDIYHVLALGSFISGFENVGIVEFRKELRFDREFRLRLAAKLVAFATTISMALVWKNYWALVIGTLSSQVALVVLSYIMSDYRPSLTLARWREIFRFSTWIMLASVFGALLTRSPSLIIGRFANVSSVGLYEVGREVADLPTTELVWPIARTLYPGYSKVMGNTEKIRQLYLDSIGLIITLATPLALGIAVTAEPLVCVLLGIKWLEAVPFIEVLAVSGLIRLFSTGAQSIILAQGRPKLYALLALFSLLMTLPLSILGAWQAGAIGVAYGFLGGMVLSSLAYLTSSYLLLQLSAKVIIHYAYRPLFSGLGMVIAIWSLLSLMMEADTADFWRALRMLAILAPLGATVYITTLLLLWRLAGKPAGPEHTLLREINQRWPRLKYWLPAVE; encoded by the coding sequence ATGAGTATTGATCGGGATATGGGCCGACGCCTTGCCAAGAGTGCGGCTTGGATGGTGTTGCTACGCCTCACCATCCGTAGTTTGGGGCTGATCAGCACCCTTATTTTGGCGCGCTTACTGGTTCCTGCTGACTTCGGTCTAGTGGCCCTGGCCAGTCTAATTATTAGTATTCTAGAACTGGTTTTTGACTTTAGTTTCGATCTCTACCTGATCCGCCAGAAAGGCCAGGACACTAGCCTCTACAATACGGTTTGGACTCTGTCCGTGTTGCGCGGCAGCTTGATGGGCCTGTTGATCTTCCTCGCGGCACCACTGGCGGCAGCATTTTATGCCAGCCCCGCACTCGTAGATATTTACCACGTCTTGGCACTCGGCTCGTTCATCAGCGGTTTTGAGAATGTTGGCATTGTCGAATTTCGCAAAGAACTCCGTTTCGATCGTGAATTCCGGCTGAGGTTAGCGGCCAAGTTAGTGGCTTTTGCTACCACCATTAGCATGGCGTTGGTCTGGAAAAACTACTGGGCATTGGTTATCGGCACCTTGAGCAGTCAGGTGGCGCTGGTGGTATTAAGCTACATAATGTCCGACTACCGCCCGAGCTTAACACTGGCGCGCTGGCGCGAAATATTCCGTTTTTCGACCTGGATCATGCTGGCCAGCGTGTTTGGTGCCCTGCTTACCCGAAGTCCTTCCCTCATCATCGGGCGCTTCGCCAATGTGAGCAGTGTAGGTTTGTACGAGGTGGGGCGCGAAGTCGCCGACCTACCTACAACCGAACTTGTCTGGCCCATCGCCCGTACGCTCTATCCAGGTTACTCCAAGGTTATGGGCAATACGGAGAAGATACGCCAACTCTATTTGGACAGCATCGGTTTAATCATCACCTTGGCTACACCCTTAGCCCTAGGCATCGCTGTCACCGCTGAACCATTGGTGTGTGTGCTGTTGGGGATAAAATGGCTGGAGGCAGTGCCCTTTATTGAAGTATTGGCTGTATCCGGATTAATACGATTGTTCAGTACGGGTGCTCAATCCATTATCTTGGCTCAAGGCCGACCCAAGCTATATGCTTTGCTAGCCTTATTCAGCTTACTGATGACCTTGCCATTGTCCATACTTGGCGCTTGGCAGGCTGGTGCCATCGGCGTGGCCTACGGATTCTTGGGAGGAATGGTACTATCCAGCCTAGCCTATCTTACAAGCTCATATCTTCTGTTACAATTAAGTGCGAAGGTAATCATTCATTACGCCTATCGTCCTTTGTTTTCTGGCTTAGGTATGGTAATTGCCATCTGGAGCTTATTAAGCTTGATGATGGAAGCGGATACAGCCGATTTTTGGCGGGCACTGCGGATGCTTGCTATATTAGCGCCATTGGGGGCTACAGTCTATATTACGACCCTGCTGCTGTTATGGCGCTTAGCGGGTAAGCCTGCCGGTCCGGAACATACTCTTTTGCGGGAGATCAATCAGCGTTGGCCTCGGTTAAAATATTGGCTGCCCGCAGTGGAATAG
- a CDS encoding glycosyltransferase, with protein MKVGLISYPMLWQRQGGVQNKIHNTLVALSGLGVESRLFDINTDCLTDFDLLHVFCTGSGNHRIVEAACDAGVPVVLSSVLSLPYNRFEGWRDRLLHILIRYLSSYQLSTSWGQSFSAFAGAERIIALGQNEANAIRNNFSINVERIHIIPNGIHDAFFSADPALFLKTWQSRRPFVLMSASLSPEKNQLGAVRAVRGLEVDLVLFGAVGKSQQSYLDACLKEGAGQVHYLGTYAQNDPFYVSAFAAAQAVLIPSYTEVTPNVALEALATGTPVVCTLYHAFDQNFPPACWQEVNPKNSTAIRAGIQRFLDSSPSSTVCRDTVHDLRWSAIAERIVAVYHEALRSSVPRVLVPNEY; from the coding sequence ATGAAGGTTGGCCTGATTTCATATCCTATGCTATGGCAGCGTCAGGGTGGTGTACAAAATAAGATTCATAATACTCTCGTCGCTCTGAGTGGGCTAGGAGTAGAATCGCGTCTGTTCGATATCAATACGGACTGTCTAACCGATTTTGATCTCTTGCATGTCTTCTGCACTGGCTCGGGTAACCATCGTATTGTTGAGGCCGCCTGTGATGCTGGTGTTCCGGTAGTGCTCTCCTCAGTGCTAAGTTTACCTTACAACCGTTTCGAAGGCTGGCGTGATCGCTTGTTGCACATCTTGATACGTTACCTGTCTAGCTACCAGCTAAGCACGAGTTGGGGACAAAGCTTCTCCGCTTTTGCGGGAGCAGAGCGGATCATTGCTCTTGGGCAGAATGAGGCTAATGCTATACGCAATAATTTCAGTATCAATGTCGAGCGCATCCATATCATCCCCAATGGCATCCACGATGCTTTTTTCTCTGCCGACCCTGCCCTATTTCTGAAAACGTGGCAGAGTAGACGCCCTTTTGTCTTGATGTCGGCTTCGCTGAGTCCGGAGAAAAATCAACTCGGAGCGGTGCGTGCTGTACGTGGGCTGGAAGTCGACCTCGTCCTGTTCGGTGCAGTGGGAAAATCTCAGCAGAGTTATCTCGATGCCTGCCTGAAGGAAGGAGCTGGGCAAGTACACTACCTGGGAACATATGCACAGAATGACCCATTTTATGTTTCCGCCTTCGCGGCCGCCCAAGCGGTGCTGATACCTAGCTATACGGAAGTAACGCCCAATGTCGCCTTGGAAGCTCTAGCTACCGGTACCCCAGTGGTCTGTACTCTTTACCATGCTTTTGACCAGAACTTCCCTCCTGCCTGCTGGCAAGAGGTCAATCCTAAAAACAGCACAGCCATTCGAGCTGGGATACAGCGCTTCCTGGATTCTTCACCATCATCCACGGTCTGCCGTGATACAGTACATGACCTGCGCTGGTCAGCTATCGCCGAGCGGATCGTTGCGGTCTATCATGAGGCTCTCCGGTCTTCTGTCCCTAGGGTTTTGGTGCCTAATGAGTATTGA
- a CDS encoding FAD-dependent oxidoreductase: MTPSAYIIGLELNGLGVLRSLAPQGVNCVCIDTTANQAGMRSRYGRKVLFDTLSGSRFVEQIIDLARQEPTPPILFLTQEATVRTVSEHRMAIQAVCRIQLPEHNMLMSLMDKDRFHTLAVRYQAPLPRSLTLHNADDLKRLAELRFPCILKPAYKNYNYGTRFKKGYIVQDAAEVHRLYAEIAPVMAEMIVQEWIQGEDCDIYFCLQYRSKAGALASFVGRKLRSWPPKVGGTASCTVARQFQEKLIAATEDFFAAVGFIGMGGIEFKQDGPSDRLLMIEPTVARTDFQHEVATINGVNLPWIQFCDEAGLALPQSEILSEARIWREPVTDGWAEAITGSTWPPDLGPVRVVDAYWRWNDPCPGLEYEVLRERLKQGINKWLPMATSFGRVKLKG; this comes from the coding sequence ATGACTCCCTCCGCCTATATCATTGGACTTGAACTCAACGGTTTGGGCGTGTTACGCAGCCTCGCACCGCAGGGGGTTAACTGTGTTTGTATCGACACTACCGCTAACCAAGCCGGTATGCGCTCGCGTTATGGACGCAAGGTATTATTTGATACCTTATCCGGCTCACGCTTCGTCGAACAGATCATTGATTTAGCCCGGCAGGAACCTACGCCCCCCATCTTATTTCTGACCCAGGAGGCCACGGTCAGGACTGTCTCTGAGCACCGTATGGCCATCCAGGCTGTATGCCGTATCCAATTGCCGGAGCACAATATGCTGATGTCCCTGATGGACAAGGATCGTTTCCACACCTTAGCCGTGCGGTATCAGGCTCCGCTACCTCGTTCGCTTACCTTGCACAATGCTGACGATCTGAAACGGCTGGCCGAATTGCGCTTCCCTTGCATCCTGAAACCTGCTTACAAAAATTACAATTATGGTACCCGCTTCAAAAAGGGCTACATTGTGCAGGATGCAGCCGAAGTACATCGGCTATATGCGGAGATCGCGCCGGTAATGGCCGAAATGATAGTGCAGGAGTGGATTCAGGGTGAAGACTGCGATATTTATTTCTGCCTGCAATATCGCAGTAAGGCTGGTGCACTGGCTTCTTTCGTTGGCCGCAAGCTACGCTCTTGGCCACCCAAAGTAGGCGGTACAGCTAGCTGCACAGTGGCTCGGCAGTTTCAGGAGAAACTCATTGCTGCTACGGAGGATTTTTTTGCTGCTGTCGGTTTCATCGGTATGGGCGGCATCGAATTCAAGCAGGATGGCCCGAGCGACCGTCTGCTGATGATTGAACCGACCGTTGCGCGCACCGACTTCCAGCATGAAGTGGCTACGATCAATGGCGTCAACCTGCCTTGGATTCAATTCTGCGACGAGGCAGGGTTAGCATTGCCGCAATCGGAAATCTTGTCTGAAGCACGGATCTGGCGTGAACCCGTTACCGATGGTTGGGCCGAGGCAATCACCGGTTCTACTTGGCCTCCTGATCTCGGACCGGTACGGGTAGTAGACGCCTACTGGCGCTGGAACGATCCATGTCCAGGTTTGGAATATGAGGTCTTGCGTGAACGCCTCAAACAAGGCATAAACAAGTGGTTGCCTATGGCAACGTCATTTGGCCGCGTGAAACTAAAAGGATAA